TAAATAGCATTATGGGATTTCgggatttttcaatttaatttaaGTGCCTTGAAGATTTATATTGGGTTACAGAACCCATATCCATTTGTGCAACAACAGATCTTTATTCAATGTCATGAGAACCGGACAATATTCATTTTTTGGTTCTATTTGTGAGGAAAATATAATCCCAGCTTTCTTACTCTTCTATTCTTGAAAACACCATCCTAATAAGATTCAGCGCAACAATAAATATAGAAATAGAAAGGGAATTTGAACTAAATCTAAAGAGCGACCGTAGTTTGAGAAGGCGAGACACGAAGGAAGAACTACGTGAGGAGTCAGCTCCCTATGACTAGAATCTCCGAGTGAATCTATCTCCATTGGATGCCATCGTCAGATAAAaagttttgaaagagaaaaatgaaagaacgAGAGAAGTGTTGGGTCTACTTTTTCTGTATAAAGACAAAAAAGCCCATTTATTAATATGTTATACttagtgttgtcaaaggcgcgcttaagccctaaagcgaggctcaaaacatgttgagcgcttcgcctcgctttgCGGGCGCTTCAGTGtcgcatcaaggctctaaggcatactttcCTTGCCCATGAGTGTAATCCTGAAAATGCGACACtgaacaattgatatttcactttatcgttattttttcttcaactttttttgtccatatatttgttattcatgcttataattattgATCTTAgactacatatacatatttttactttttcctccagttgcgccttttttcattgaagtttgcgcttaaagccccaacggGCCTTAGAGCTTTTTGCGCTTTTCACCCTTTGATAATACTGAGCTATACTATTATGCTGCTAGGGGTATTTTAGAGAAAGTAAAAATGGGTACTCAATGATAACGGGTCTCTCCCTCttcccttctccacttaaataccaagtTTAGTTCGCAAACTGCAGGGCTCAAACCTGTGACCTAAGTCATAACTCATAACTCTCTCAACCTTTGCCACTGTTGGTATTTATTTAGAAGGTGATTCAAGAGTTAAAATGCCTTTTGGACAAGATACTATTTTATGGAAGGGTCTTACCCATTCTTTAAAGGATACACATATTCTTTGTGAAAGGTGTCGTCCAATCTTTAAGGGTACATCCGTTCTTGAAAAAGGTATGTTAGTTACCTTGTTGAATCTCTATGAATACATATCCCACTTTGCATAAATTCTACACAAAAAATCTTCATATTGTCAATCTCTTCAAGAGTCCTTTTTCTTCATTCAATTCTAAATTCCTATAAAAGCAgttgagagatttaagaggtcTCCGGAACTTCTATTTGAATGCACATTAGAAGATTCTTGAGTAATTCGTTGTACCTTGGGAGTATGACGACACTTTGTTAGTTGCGCACCTGGGTAGCGACAGAAATCTACTCTCAAGTACAACATTTTCCATAGCGTGCCTCGACTCGATTTTCCCATCCAAAACTCTATCTTTTCATTTATTGTTAACTATTGTCGTTTATTTGTTGATAAAATGTTCTTCTTAGTATTACCATCTCTAAAATATTCCCAAACTCTTTTAATATTGGAAAATAAGCATGACCAACATCGGCTCAAGAATAACTCAGAAAACGAGAGCAACGACAGCACATTTCAATATTTAGGTACAAGCAGTAAATTATACCTGAAAATTGGCCATTTCATTCTCAACAAGATTCTGAGCCTGAAGAACGGGAACACTGCAATACTCCACACAGTTGTCTATCTCCTCTCGTTTTCTCCTCCTGTCAAAGCACTCATACGCACATTTGAAGTATGCTTGCTGACAAAAAACAAAAGACCCCAAAATTACTAATAAACCAAGTTGCATATGCAtatgataaaattaaaaaaaataaaaagaaagagagagagcaTGTAAAACCTGAAGGTTAAAATGGACATAATCTTGGACGCCGGAGAGTTGGGTCTGGGCGGCTGTATTCACTTCGTTGAGCTTCTGCCTTAATCTTTCTGCCATAATTGTCTCTTCTGCTGCTGCTATTGCATCCATCTTTTTTTATCTGAAGATGATTAGTAAACCCCAATTTTCTCTGTTTTCTCTATATGTGGAGTTTTTCGCAATTATATGTAAAtgtttggggtttagggttttagaCAATTGTTGAGATTTCTTGCTCCTTGGGGCTTGGATTGCTTGGGTAAAGGGATATAAACTTTGAGAAAATAATACTACCCCTCTCAATAGGGTATTTAAGAAACACAGAAAAGCTAATATTTTTGACCAGTATATTACTATATTTAACAAAATAAGGTAAACGAAAAGTATCAATTTTATCTCATGTTATAATTTGGGCACAAAAATACCATTGCCGTTACACAAATTATTCAAATATATCCCTTCTCTATTAGGGTTGTCCTAGGTGGACTCCTAATGTACTAGCATTTTGGTGAAGTGGATACCAGCTAGCGTGCCACCTCACTATCCTAACTCATTTCTTCTTCGGAAAAGGGCCAAACATGTCCTTGAACTATTTGAAA
This DNA window, taken from Nicotiana tabacum cultivar K326 chromosome 15, ASM71507v2, whole genome shotgun sequence, encodes the following:
- the LOC107775190 gene encoding uncharacterized protein LOC107775190 — protein: MDAIAAAEETIMAERLRQKLNEVNTAAQTQLSGVQDYVHFNLQQAYFKCAYECFDRRRKREEIDNCVEYCSVPVLQAQNLVENEMANFQEKMNRSLRVCQDKYETAKLQKNSDATKVVESCVDQSVQDSIKTLPHLVGKLKVSLGVTD